From Jaculus jaculus isolate mJacJac1 chromosome 19, mJacJac1.mat.Y.cur, whole genome shotgun sequence, a single genomic window includes:
- the Tnfaip8l2 gene encoding tumor necrosis factor alpha-induced protein 8-like protein 2, with translation MEPFSSKSLALQAEKKLLSKMAGRSVAHLFIEETSSEVLDELYRVSKEYTRSRPQAQRVIKDLIKVAVKVAVLHRSGCFGPGELALATRFRHKLKQGAMTALSFGEVDFTFEAAVLAGLLAECRDLLLELVKQHLTPKSHERIRRVFDHYADPGLLTALYGPDFSEHRSKICDGLRKLLDEGKL, from the coding sequence ATGGAACCCTTCAGCTCAAAAAGCCTGGCACTGCAGGCCGAGAAGAAGCTCCTGAGCAAGATGGCTGGGCGCTCCGTGGCTCATCTCTTCATCGAGGAGACCAGCAGCGAGGTCCTGGACGAACTCTACCGGGTGTCCAAAGAATATACGCGCAGCCGGCCCCAGGCCCAGCGCGTGATCAAGGACCTGATCAAGGTGGCCGTCAAGGTGGCCGTGCTGCACCGCAGTGGCTGCTTCGGCCCCGGGGAGCTGGCGCTGGCCACGCGCTTCCGCCACAAGCTGAAGCAGGGTGCCATGACGGCGCTGAGCTTCGGGGAGGTGGACTTCACCTTCGAGGCCGCCGTGCTGGCCGGCCTGCTCGCCGAGTGCCGGgacctgctgctggagctggtcAAGCAGCACCTCACGCCCAAGTCCCACGAGCGCATCCGCAGAGTGTTCGACCACTACGCCGACCCGGGCCTGCTCACGGCCCTCTACGGGCCTGACTTCAGCGAGCACCGCAGCAAGATCTGCGACGGGCTCAGGAAGCTGCTGGACGAAGGGAAGCTCTGA